The Toxoplasma gondii ME49 chromosome III, whole genome shotgun sequence genome includes a window with the following:
- the RPL12 gene encoding ribosomal protein RPL12 (encoded by transcript TGME49_254440): protein MAPKFDPSEVKYIYLRQVGGEVGASSVLAPKLGPLGMSPKKVGDDIAKATVAWKGLKVTVKLAVQNRQATVEVVPSASSLIIKELKEPPRDRKKVKNIKHSGNLSLDQVFSIARTMRAKSQAWEFSGTVKEILGTCNSVGCTVDGKSPKQVQRMLDDGEIDCPEA, encoded by the exons tTTACCTCCGCCAGGTCGGCGGTGAAGTCGGGGCTTCGTCAGTTCTGGCGCCCAAGCTCGGTCCGCTTGGTATGTCGCCGAAGAAGGTCGGTGATGACATTGCGAAGGCTACTGTTGCGTGGAAAGGCCTGAAGGTGACCGTGAAGCTCGCCGTCCAGAACAGACAGGCGACTGTTGAGGTCGTTCCTTCCGCCTCTTCCCTGATCATCAAGGAGCTGAAGGAGCCTCCGAG aGACCgcaagaaggtgaagaacaTCAAGCACAGCGGCAACTTGTCTCTTGACCAAGTCTTCAGCATTGCGAGAACGATGAGGGCGAAGAGCCAGGCCTGGGAGTTCTCCGGCACCGTTAAAGAGATCCTCGGGACCTG CAACTCCGTTGGCTGCACCGTCGATGGCAAGAGCCCCAAGCAAGTGCAGCGGATGCTGGACGATGGCGAGATCGACTGCCCCGAGGCTTAG